The proteins below are encoded in one region of Bombus terrestris chromosome 7, iyBomTerr1.2, whole genome shotgun sequence:
- the LOC100651837 gene encoding protein SCAI isoform X3 — protein sequence MVMMAGMDDHERKVVLEFCHLLEKSKQLFNGLRDLPQYGHKQWQGYFGRTFDIYTKLWKFQQQHRTILDTKYGLKRWQIGEIASKIGQLYYHYYLRTSETSYLHEAYSFYAAIRGRAYYSRAAKEDRSDLMVKKLRYYARFIVVCLLLNRMKLVRELVQELDVQIVDYTSTYEPDDQLEWNLVLDEIKAFVKAETAVGVVQLDSNPVILTHRLGPQTSPPVERTPPMCLSLQEILIVGNCADQVKFSELSMDMFRMLQTLEREPRDDPNHLHDASPAGRMPFRPGAYPGAENGAPRRDNPHKYLLYKPTYSQVQVFLASGFKELPANGALLLYLSADGCFSTVKHPEEMGYDLGGVSTCSKRDPEHGKRPTGGKEPHCLYPGDLYPFTRKPLFVVVDSDNSFVFQQIPRYFGQPLMVLMSPQDTPSTLRDVRHGGSLFTLFLHAPLAAFCLICNIGNLAVHHWERCQRYIERFLIEACQLVTRSRCALHSGPPTSQSANREARLFISKK from the exons ATGGTCATGATGGCTGGCATGGACGACCACGAGCGAAAAGTCGTCCTCGAGTTCTGCCACCTGCTCGAGAAAAGCAAGCAGCTGTTCAACGGGCTACGGGATTTACCACAGTACGGGCACAAGCAGTGGCAGGGTTACTTCGGGCGCACCTTTGACATCTACACGAAGCTGTGGAAGTTTCAACAGCAGCACAG GACGATACTGGACACGAAGTACGGCCTGAAGAGGTGGCAGATCGGTGAAATCGCGAGCAAGATCGGCCAGCTCTACTACCATTACTACCTTCGCACCAGTGAGACTTCGTACCTTCACGAGGCCTACTCGTTCTATGCGGCGATTCGCGGCCGCGCTTACTACAGCCGTGCCGCCAAGGAGGATAGGAGCGACCTGATGGTGAAGAAGCTCAGGTACTACGCCCGTTTCATCGTCGTCTGCCTGCTGTTGAATCGTATGAAGCTCGTCCGTGAATTGGTCCAAGAGTTGGACGTCCAAATCGTTGATTACACCAGCACCTACGAACCGGACGATCAACTCGAGTGGAATTTAGTCCTCGATGAGATCAAGGCGTTCGTGAAGGCCGAGACGGCCGTCGGAGTGGTGCAGTTGGACTCGAACCCGGTTATACTGACCCACAGGTTGGGGCCCCAGACCTCGCCGCCAGTCGAACGTACGCCACCCATGTGCCTATCCCTGCAGGAGATCCTGATCGTTGGCAATTGCGCCGACCAGGTGAAGTTCAGTGAATTGTCGATGGACATGTTCAGGATGCTACAAACGCTGGAGAGGGAGCCAAGGGACGACCCTAATCACCTGCACGATGCGTCGCCGGCAGGAAGGATGCCATTCAGGCCTGGCGCGTATCCTGGTGCCGAGAACGGTGCCCCGAGGCGAGACAATCCACACAAGTACCTGTTGTACAAGCCCACCTACAGCCAGGTACAGGTATTCCTCGCGAGCGGCTTCAAAGAGCTGCCCGCGAACGGAGCGCTGTTGCTCTACTTGTCCGCCGACGGCTGCTTCTCCACCGTCAAGCATCCGGAAGAAA TGGGGTACGACCTGGGTGGCGTGTCCACGTGTAGCAAAAGGGACCCGGAACACGGGAAGAGGCCGACAGGTGGCAAGGAACCGCACTGCCTATACCCGGGTGACCTCTATCCATTCACAAGGAAACCGCTGTTCGTGGTCGTCGATTCGGACAACAGCTTCGTGTTCCAACAGATACCTCGTTATTTCGGACAACCATTGATGGTGCTGATGTCGCCCCAAGACACGCCGTCAACGTTGCGCGACGTTCGACACGGTGGAAGCCTGTTCACTCTGTTTCTCCACGCCCCCCTAGCCGCGTTTTGCCTTATATGCAACATCGGCAACCTGGCCGTGCACCACTGGGAGCGGTGCCAGCGTTACATCGAGCGATTCCTCATCGAGGCTTGTCAGCTCGTCACGCGCTCCAGATGCG